Sequence from the Streptomyces sp. NBC_00358 genome:
CGGATCTCGCGGACCGCGCCGTGCCCGCCGTGTCGGAGGCCTGGGGCACGGACTGGGCGCGGCATGTCGTCGTCCTCGTACCGAAGTCGCTGGAGGGGATGGCGGGGCTGCTCGGGGCCCCGGTGTCCGGGTACCGGGGGATCGCGGCGGTCACCACCGGTGAGGCGGGCGGCTCGGCGAAGGCGCCGGCGGACCGGATCATCGTCAACCCGGACGCGTACGGCGTTCTCGGCGACCTCGGCAAGCAGGTCGTGCTCACCCACGAGACCACGCACGTCGCCACCCGCGCCCACACCACGGCCGCCACCCCGCTGTGGCTCTCCGAGGGGTACGCGGACTGGGCCGGCTACCGCGGCAGCGGGCGGGCACCCGGGCAGGTCGCGCCGGAGCTGGAGCGCGCCGTGGTGGAGGGGCAGGTCCCGGCCGCGCTGCCCGAGGACGGGGACTTCGGGTTCACCTCGGACGCGGGCCGGCTGGCGCGGGCCTACGAGGGCGGCTGGATGGCCTGCCGGCTGATCGCCGACCACTGGGGCGAGGTGCGGCTGAACGACTTCTACCGGGCGGTGGGCGACCACCCCGGGCGCGCGGGCGCCGTCGAGGACGCGCTGCGGGACGTGCTGCACACGACCCCGGAGCGGTTCACCCAGTTGTGGCGGCAGTACCTCAGGGATCAACTCGGCTGACAGGGAAGGCTGTTCGCCCTTCGGGGGCGACGCCGTTCACTCCTCCAGCCGGGCGACTGCCTCCGCGAGCCAGGCCCGTTCCGCCTCGCCCGTCGCCCGCGCCACCCGCAGCATGCCCTGCCGGAACAGGTCGCCGGCCTCCTCCGCGCGCACGGGCTCGCCGTCCCGGTAGAAGAAGCTCGCCGGTGTGTTGAGGAAGTCCTGGCGCCGGCGCAGCACCGCGGCCTGCTCGCGGGGGTCGTCCAGGTGGCGCAGGAACGCGAGCAGGGTGTTGAAGCGGACCTGGTCGGTGATCTCGGCCTGCTTGGGGTGGCGCAGCCGCTCCATGAGGCTCTCGCGGCCCTTGTCGGTGAGCGACAGGATGCGCCGCGGGGCGGCGCTGCTGCCGGGCTCGGTGTGCTGGCCGAGCAGCCCCGCGGTGACCAGGCGGGTGATCGCCGGGTAGAGGGCGCCGTCGCTGACCGGGCGGACATGGCCGCTGAGGGCCTTGATGCGCTCCTTCAGCTCATAGCCGTGCAGGGGCTCCTCGTACAGAAAGCCCAGGATCGACAGCTCCAGCATCCGGTCGGCTCCTCACTGGTGTCCGGTGCTGCCGGCGCTTGCGGGGTTTCGCGCGGCCATGGTACCTCTTACCGAGCTACCTCGAAACGATGTAGCTCGTATCGAGGGAGGCCGTGTGAACGCCCATCGCAAGCAGCTCATGACGCTGGCCCACCCCGTCTACTTCTCGCTGCTCGCCTCCGTCGCCGCCGGAATCATCAACACCCTCTGGGTCTCCCGGCTGGGCAAGGACGCGGTGGCCGCCGTCGCCGTCGCCACCAACACCGAGAACGTGCTGCTCGGCGTCGCCCTGGTCTTCGCCTCCGGCACCACCGTCCTGGTCGCGCACGCCCGGGGCGCCCGCAGGCCGGGCGCGGTCCGGGCGGCGGTCCGCGGAGGCTGGGCGCTCTGCGCCCTGGTCACGCCGGTGATCGCGCTCGGCGGCTACCTGCTGCGCGAGCCGCTGGCCCGGCTGGTGCTGGGCGACGACGGACGAGCGCTGACCCTCGCCGTCCGGTACTTCGCCGTCTCACTGCCCGGCATCGCCGTCTTCTTCGTCCAGAACCTGGTCGACGGCATCCTGAAGGGCACCGGCGACACCCGCAC
This genomic interval carries:
- a CDS encoding PadR family transcriptional regulator codes for the protein MLELSILGFLYEEPLHGYELKERIKALSGHVRPVSDGALYPAITRLVTAGLLGQHTEPGSSAAPRRILSLTDKGRESLMERLRHPKQAEITDQVRFNTLLAFLRHLDDPREQAAVLRRRQDFLNTPASFFYRDGEPVRAEEAGDLFRQGMLRVARATGEAERAWLAEAVARLEE